A part of Aegilops tauschii subsp. strangulata cultivar AL8/78 chromosome 2, Aet v6.0, whole genome shotgun sequence genomic DNA contains:
- the LOC109773568 gene encoding small ribosomal subunit protein uS11m: protein MVTAVRALGLAGRALLRPVASTGTQRLLSTDKNSLQGLTNGDPVSRLMQTRKQNDSIYRRFAENDFTGGGSRSGRLNMEITWTAALRVKIDVLRITPKEKKTFVTVKDVKENRKARASAGCLEDRKGRSRLARYAGEATGEHMGRSASKIGLKSIVVKVKGSSFFRKKKKVLLSFAAGSRGARVRSPSPK, encoded by the exons ATGGTGACGGCGGTGAGGGCACTTGGGCTCGCCGGACGAGCGCTGCTGCGACCGGTTGCCTCAACAGGAACCCAACGGCTGCTGTCGACTGACAAG AACTCACTGCAGGGCCTTACGAACGGCGATCCGGTGAGCCGCCTCATGCAAACACGGAAGCAGAATGACAGCATTTACCGTCGCTTTGCTGAAAACGATTTCACAGGCGGCGGTAGCAGGTCTGGCCGATTAAACATGGAAATAACGTGGACAGCGGCTCTGCGAGTAAAGATAGATGTTCTACGCATCACACCCAAGGAGAAAAAGACCTTTGTGACCGTTAAGGACGTCAAGGAGAACAGGAAGGCCCGGGCTTCTGCTGGCTGCTTGGAGGATCGAAAAGGGCGGTCTCGTCTTGCTCGGTATGCCGGTGAAGCAACAGGGGAACACATGGGGCGATCCGCCAGCAAGATTGGCCTCAAATCAATTGTCGTGAAAGTGAAAGGAAGTTCCTTTTtcaggaagaagaagaaagtgctCTTGAGCTTTGCAGCCGGTTCCCGTGGTGCAAGAGTGAGGAGCCCTTCTCCTAAATAA